From one Lycorma delicatula isolate Av1 chromosome 2, ASM4794821v1, whole genome shotgun sequence genomic stretch:
- the LOC142320359 gene encoding venom dipeptidyl peptidase 4-like isoform X1 codes for MMMRTYKPGRANPDITLSVAFLGQPNMELEPSPRILSVPPPDDLLRMEPIISAVTWSGNHDLAVTWMNRVQNKAHIIICPVDYQTCNTVSKLKEYILFNYYVFIFILLHSW; via the exons ATGATGATGAGGACGTACAAG ccAGGAAGGGCAAATCCTGACATTACCCTAAGTGTGGCATTTTTAGGACAGCCAAATATGGAATTGGAGCCCTCACCTCGTATTCTTAGTGTTCCTCCTCCAGATGATCTCCTTAGAAT ggAACCTATTATAAGTGCAGTGACATGGTCAGGTAATCATGATTTAGCTGTTACTTGGATGAATAGAGTACAAAATAAAGCACATATCATAATCTGTCCAGTTGATTATCAGACATGTAAtacagtaagtaaattaaaagaatacattttatttaattattatgtattcatttttatcttgCTACATAGTTGGTAA
- the LOC142320359 gene encoding venom dipeptidyl peptidase 4-like isoform X2, whose product MMMRTYKPGRANPDITLSVAFLGQPNMELEPSPRILSVPPPDDLLRMEPIISAVTWSGNHDLAVTWMNRVQNKAHIIICPVDYQTCNTFGK is encoded by the exons ATGATGATGAGGACGTACAAG ccAGGAAGGGCAAATCCTGACATTACCCTAAGTGTGGCATTTTTAGGACAGCCAAATATGGAATTGGAGCCCTCACCTCGTATTCTTAGTGTTCCTCCTCCAGATGATCTCCTTAGAAT ggAACCTATTATAAGTGCAGTGACATGGTCAGGTAATCATGATTTAGCTGTTACTTGGATGAATAGAGTACAAAATAAAGCACATATCATAATCTGTCCAGTTGATTATCAGACATGTAAtaca